AATGTAACAATTGGCGTTGAGATTGTAGGCGTTGAGTATATCTGTCTCAGCTTGAGAAGCTGTCAGTACGATAACAGGAATGCGCTTGAGGTTGGGGTCTGCTTTAATCTCTGCTAGCACTTCTCGCCCATCCTTTTTAGGCAGATTGAGATCGAGCAAGATTATATCTGGATGTTTTGTGTTAGCATACTTTCCCTCTTTTCGCAACAATGCTAACGCTTCTACACCGTCCTCAACTACGTGCAAGTTTACAGACATTTTGCTTTCTTCTAAAGCCAATTTAGTTAACTGCACGTCGCCAGAGTCATCTTCTACCAACAAAATCTCAATTGGTATAAATAGCACAGTAGAATTTACCAGAATTCACAAATTAATAACCGATAACTTTGTAGAGACGTTACATGTAACGTCTCTACAAAGTTATCGGTCAAAGACAAGTCACGCCACTACCGTTAATGTTTTCCTCAACTTTTATACTTTTGACGGAGCTAATGGAGTCTAGTCTTTTGGATTCTTCTATGATTCTCTCTCTCAAGTCATCCTCTAGTAAAGCTCTCTGTTCGTTTAAATCAAAATTGCTGTCGCTGGTGGAGTGCGATCGCTCTGATAGCTGCGTCTCCAAGCTGGGAGGAGACGGCAAAGGATCGACTAACGGTAAGCTGATTTCTACAGTAGTCCCTAGACCGATACCAGGACTACTGAGGGCAATGCGACCCCCCATTAATTCAATTAAATTGCGGGAAATTGCCAATCCTAAGCCAGTCCCGCCTAGCTTGCGGGTAGTAGTACCATCTACCATGGCGAAGGGACGAAAGAGCTTGTGTTGTTGAGCCGGATCGATTCCCAGTCCCGTATCCTCTACAGCCACAGTGACCCAAAATGTAGTACTGCCATCTTGTACGGGTTGGGCAGTAACTTCTATTTTGATACTGATGCTGCCGCGATCGGTGAACTTGACAGCATTACCTATAACATTGATCAGCACTTGCTTAAGTTTGGCAGCATCGGCATGAACTAGTAGCGGTTCTTGCCACTCTGTAGCGATCAATTGCAGCCCTTTTTGCTGAATTTGTACCTTTTGCAGGTCGATCGCTTCTCGTAATACTTGCCGTAAATCGAGCGCTTCCGTAACGACTGAGAGTTTACCAGCTTCAATTCTGGCAATATCGAGCAAGTCATTAATAATACCTAATAAGTGAATAGCTGCCTCATCAGCCCGTGCCAAAAACTCTAGTTCTTCGGTGCGATCGTCGCAGCAGCCGTCGCGGACGAGGCGAATACATCCGATGATGGCATTGAGAGGGGTGCGTAACTCGTGGGAGGTATTGGCTAAGAATTCACTTTTCATCTGGTTGGAAGTCTGGGCTTCTTGCCAAGCGGTTTCTAATTCTGCTGCCGAAGCATTTAGCCGTCCTAACATTTCTTCCAAGGCTTCTGCTAGCTGTTCTACCTCGCGGACTTTGAAATTGTGCGGGACTCTCTCGGCAGCGTGGTGGCTTTGGAGGTTGAGGGCGTAGTCCCGTAGTTTTTCTAAAGGTCTTGCTAAATCGCGAATGATATGCAGCGCGGCGATTAAGGTTGCTACTAACAAGCCAATGGTCAGTACGACAAGGATAACTTTAATTTCTTGCAGTCCGTACAAGGCATGATCCAGACGGGTAACGGCTAAAATCAGCCAGTATCCGTTGGCTCGATCGATCGGACTGGGAATGACGTTATAGCCCGCTAGCAAATCGGGACCGTTGCGGTCGAACGACAAGTGGATAAAATCTTGGCGCGTGCGTCCGGCGATCGCATTTTTGAGCAGATGTTGTAACTGTCCTGCATCTTGCTCTTGCGCGACGTTGCGTCCAATGCGGTTAGCCATTGGGTGAGCTAAGATCGTGCCGTTGCGATCGATTACGACGGTGGAGCCAGCCAGCAATCCTGGTCGATCTCGTTCTCTTTTGTGCAGTGCCGATAATACGTTGAGGCTGTAGGTCAATCGCCCGCTACTGTTGTACACGGGAGCCGATAAAACTAATTGTAGTTGTCCTAGAGAGCGTTGAGGATCTAGCGAGGCGGATAGCTGTAGCGATCGCCGCGCGTCAATTTCGACTAGTGGCTGAACGCGAATCAAAGGCGAGATTTTTTGATTTTGCTGCTGTTCCCAAGCGGGATCTGCTTTAGCAGAAGCAATTCGAGTATTACCACAAGTACTGGCTACCAAATTACCCGTGCCGATCTCAGTCACCTGCAAGCACTGAGTATTTGGCAGCGTTGACGCTAACTGTTGAAGAAACTCCCGAGCCTGTGCAGGCGAACCTGTTCGGATGACGGTGGTTTGACTTGCCAGCAGCAGGTTTGATTTCAGTGCCGCGATCGCGTTGCTGATATTTTCTCCCTTGTTCACCGCACTTTCAGTTAAATTCCAGCGCGCGGTTTCTAGCAAGCTAGAACGTGCTTTCCTGAAAGTCACCGCTTCCCCAATCAACAACACTGGTACGGTCAGCAGCAGTATTCTTGCAAGTAAGATACGGCGAAATGAGGATTGACTGGGCTTAGCCATGGAAGCTCCCTCAAAATAGATGCAAGACCCTCTAGTAATAGCTTGCTAGCAAACAGATTAGTTTTAGCATTTAAATACCATTAAACGCGATCGCTGCCAAGCAAATTCTGTTAAAATCTTTGTCTGATTTAACAAATCATACAAAACAAAGTTCGCGATTTACGGATGCCAAGCTCAATTGCGTTCTTGATGTTTTCGACATTTTCACAGCATATCTAAAAGCTCTAGCTGCTACCATATATGTTGTATAAAAAGATTCGTTGGTTAATCATAAGAAATGTTTTATCTTTAAACATTAACTCAAAATTAATTAAAGTGTGACTTTTTACGCTAAAACTTCCGGCAGATTTTGCCAGCGCAGAGACAGTGTTTTCTACGACTGTATGGTTGCCAACATGCTCGATCGTTTAAAACTAGGTAGCAGCTCGTGGATCGATCTCGAAGTCGTCCCCATACAACAGTTATCTTGGCAATGAGTGCCGATGGCAAGATTGCCGATGCGAGGCGATCGCCTGCTCGCTTTTCCTCCCAGCGCGATCGGTTCCATCTCGAACAACAAATAGCTGCTGCCGATGCCACACTATTCGGGGCTGGTACGCTTCGCGCTTACGGCACAACCTTAAGCGTAACTAGTGCTAAATTACTGCATCAAAGACTACAAAATCATCAAAAATCACAACCAATTCAGATCCTGGCTTCTGCTAGTGCCAAGATCGATCCTCAGTGGCGATTTTTTCGCCAACCCGTACCTCGTTGGTTGCTCACATCTGCGGCTGGGGCAAAGTCTTGGCAGGGGCGATCGGAATTTGAGAAAGTGATTGTGGGGGAGCAGGGAGTCGGAGACAAAATTCAAAATTCAAAATTCAAAATTCAAAATTGGGACAAGGAAGACAAGGGAGACGAGGGGGACAAGAGAGACAAGGGAGACAAGGGAGACAAGGGAGACAAGGGAGACAGGGAGGATAAGAAGGCTGACGAGACTGAGGGAGCAACTACCAATTACCGATTCCCGACTCCCGATTCCCGACTCCCGATTCCCGACTCCCGACTCCCAACAATCAACTGGACATTTGCTTTAGAACAGTTATTCTCTTTGGGAATCAAACGCTTAGCCGTTCTCGGTGGGGGTGAGTTGGTGGCAGCGATGCTAGCAGTCGATTTAATCGATGAGATGTGGTTGACTGTCTGTCCTTTACTTTTGGGGGGGACAAACGCCCCTAGCCCAGTGGCAGGGATGGGTTTCCCAGAAAATTTAGCGCCGCGACTGGAACTATTATCAGCTCAAGTTGAAGCACAAGAAGTATTTCTCCACTATCGCCTGCAACGATCGCAATAGTTAGATTAACTTAAGTAACAGTGGCTAGTTGTCAGTTATCAGTTATTAGTAAGAGCGTGAAGAGTGGTAGTTGGTAATTGGTTGTCATTCCCCCTTGTCTTCCTTGTCCCCCTTGTCCCCCTTGTCTTCCTTGTCCCCCTTGTCTTCCTTGTCCCCCTTGTCCCCCTTGTCTTCCTTGTCCCCCTTGTCCGCCTTGTCCCCCTTGTCTTCCTTGTCCCCCTTGTCCGCCTTGTCCCTCTACTCCCTACTCCCTAAATAATGGTGGAACAACTTAAACCGCAATATTCTGTTGCCTGGACGAACAAAATTGCTGAAATTCCTCAGTCGGCATGGGATGCTTTGGCATTACCTCTAGCAACTCCGTTTTTGGAGTGGGAGTGGTTGAATAATCTAGAAACTTCTGGTAGTGCTACGGCGAGGGCTGGATGGTTGCCGAATCACTTAACAATATGGCGCGATCGCACGCTGGTTGCAGCTGCCCCGATGTACCTGAAAGGTCACAGTCAAGGTGAGTTTGTCTTCGACCACCAATGGGCAGATCTGGCACAGAGGATCGGTGTAGAGTACTATCCAAAACTCTTAGGCATGACACCTTTTACCCCTGCTGAAGGCTATCGGTTTTTGGTTGCGCCAGGGGAAGATGAGGATGAAATGACGGCGTTGATGGTGAGTGCAATCGACCATTTTTGCGATCGCCACAATATTTCTGGGTGTCATTTTCTCTATGTCGATCCTGCATGGCGACCCACATTAGAACGACACGGATTTACAACGTGGTTGCACCACAGTTATGTCTGGCAAAATCTCGGTTTTGCCACTTTTGACGATTATCTCGGAGTCTTCAACGCCAACCAACGCCGTAACATTAAGCGCGAACGCAAAGCCGTAGCAAATGCAGGCTTAGAGTTAGTGACTCATACGGGAGATGAGATCCATAAGTCTTTATTTCCGCAGATGTATCATTTTTATGCCGATACCTGTGATAAATTCGGCTGGTGGGGTAGCAAGTATTTGACCAAGAAGTTTTTCGAGCAGTTGCACGCCCATTATCGCCATCGCGTGTTGTTTGTGGCAGCTTACCATGCAGGAGATAAGGCAGGAGATAAGCGTCAACCGATGGGTATGTCATTTTGTTTAACGAAGGGCGATCGCCTCTACGGTCGTTATTGGGGCAGTTTTCAAGAAATTGATTGCTTGCACTTCGAGGCTTGCTACTACAAGCCGATTGAATGGGCGATCGCCAATGGTATTCAAACTTTCGATCCTGGCGCGGGGGGAAGGCATAAAAAGCGGCGCGGTTTCCCTGCTACTGTCAATCACAGCTTACATCGGTTTTATCATCGACGGTTGGCGCAAATTCTAACTTCCTACATTCGTGAGGTCAATGAGTTAGAACGGCAAGAAATCGAGGTAATTAATGCTGAATTACCTTACAATCGGCGGGATACGTAGCAAGCGGTTGATAGAACCAGATTTTCGTTCTCGTCTAGTCACGAATAAATTTGTAGAGACGTTACATATAACGTCTCTACACTGACAACTGCTAACCTACCCGAACCAGCTTTTGGTCTAGTTCCGGCGATCGTCTATTCTCAGTTTCTCTCAGCTTTTTGTAGATTGTCAGAGCCTGAGCGACGACTTGATCCATGTTGTAATACTTGTAAGTTGCCAACCTGCCGACAAAATGCACCCCGGAAGTTGCGTCAGCTAGTGCCTGATATTTTTTGTAGAGTGCAGTATTTTCCGATCGCGGTACGGGATAATATGGATCGCCTTCGGCGCGTGGGTACTCGTAGACAATACTTGTTTTAGGATGTTCTTGTCCGGTTAAGTATTTGAATTCTGTAACTCTTGTATACAAGTGTTCGTTAGGATAGTTGACTACGGCAACTGGCTGATGCACGGGCATATTCACGGTTTCGTGCTGAAATTCCAAAGAGCGGTAAGGAAGCTTGCCGTAACGGTAATCGAAGAATAAATCGATTGGACCTGTATAAATCATCTCGCGATACGGTATCGTCCCCACAATTTCCCGATAATCAGTTTGGAGCATGATTTTGATATTCGGATGAGATAGCATATTCTCGAACATTCGAGTATAGCCATGCAGGGGCATTGCTTGATATGTATCCGTAAAATAGCGATTGTCGCGGTTCGTGCGGGTAGGTACGCGGGCAGTCACCGATCGATCGAGTTCGGATGGATCGATGTCCCATTGCTTGCGCGTGTAGTTGCGGAAGAATTTTTCGTAGAGTTCCCTGCCAACCTTATTCACCACTACATCTTCAGAAGTTAGGATACGCTCTTTAGGCTCAGCCACTGAAGCAAAAAACTCTTCTAGCTGGAATGAGGTTAAATGGAGTCCGTAAAGTCGGTTAATCGTGTCGAGATTGATGGGAATTGGCACGAGTTGTCCGTCAACACTGGCAAGAACGCGGTGTTCGTAAGAACGCCATTGAGTAAATTGCGAAAGATACTCGAAAACTTCGCGAGAGTTGGTGTGAAAAATATGGGGACCGTACCTGTGTATGAGGATACCTGCTTCGTTATAACAATCGTAAGCATTTCCACCGATGTGCGATCGCGTATCGATAATCAGAATTTTTTTTCCCAACTGACTTGCTAACCTTTCAGCCAGGACGCTGCCAGCAAATCCCGCTCCTACAATTAAGTAATCGAACATTCAAGCACTCCTTGTTTCGATTTTTTCGAGTCATCTACGAAAGCATGAATCGCTAAATAAAAGTTTGTTTAAGGAATCATTGTTCGAGTACTGAGTTTGATGCCCTATATAACGCGCGTATTTTTTTTACTTCAGTTGACTAAAACCTTAGAGTTTTTCCTCATATAAAATTTTAGGCTTATTGTTATCAAAATAACCCTTGAACCCATCCTGGTAAGCTTCAGTGAGGAATTGTAGGCGCTTAAACTTGCGATCGTCAAAGAGCAAAATAGCAATTAAAGAGCGACAATAGTATTTAAATGTTCTCAAATAAAATCTCGTTTTACTAGCATAGTTTTTTCTTAACCAAATTGCATTTCTGGTTTCAAAATAAGTCAACCATATCCTGTTATATTTGGTTCTATAAGAAATTTTACCTAAAAACTGTTTAACAATCGCT
This window of the Chroococcidiopsis thermalis PCC 7203 genome carries:
- a CDS encoding response regulator yields the protein MLFIPIEILLVEDDSGDVQLTKLALEESKMSVNLHVVEDGVEALALLRKEGKYANTKHPDIILLDLNLPKKDGREVLAEIKADPNLKRIPVIVLTASQAETDILNAYNLNANCYIIKPVDFDRFVKIVQSIENFWFTIVRLP
- a CDS encoding sensor histidine kinase, with the protein product MAKPSQSSFRRILLARILLLTVPVLLIGEAVTFRKARSSLLETARWNLTESAVNKGENISNAIAALKSNLLLASQTTVIRTGSPAQAREFLQQLASTLPNTQCLQVTEIGTGNLVASTCGNTRIASAKADPAWEQQQNQKISPLIRVQPLVEIDARRSLQLSASLDPQRSLGQLQLVLSAPVYNSSGRLTYSLNVLSALHKRERDRPGLLAGSTVVIDRNGTILAHPMANRIGRNVAQEQDAGQLQHLLKNAIAGRTRQDFIHLSFDRNGPDLLAGYNVIPSPIDRANGYWLILAVTRLDHALYGLQEIKVILVVLTIGLLVATLIAALHIIRDLARPLEKLRDYALNLQSHHAAERVPHNFKVREVEQLAEALEEMLGRLNASAAELETAWQEAQTSNQMKSEFLANTSHELRTPLNAIIGCIRLVRDGCCDDRTEELEFLARADEAAIHLLGIINDLLDIARIEAGKLSVVTEALDLRQVLREAIDLQKVQIQQKGLQLIATEWQEPLLVHADAAKLKQVLINVIGNAVKFTDRGSISIKIEVTAQPVQDGSTTFWVTVAVEDTGLGIDPAQQHKLFRPFAMVDGTTTRKLGGTGLGLAISRNLIELMGGRIALSSPGIGLGTTVEISLPLVDPLPSPPSLETQLSERSHSTSDSNFDLNEQRALLEDDLRERIIEESKRLDSISSVKSIKVEENINGSGVTCL
- a CDS encoding RibD family protein — encoded protein: MDRSRSRPHTTVILAMSADGKIADARRSPARFSSQRDRFHLEQQIAAADATLFGAGTLRAYGTTLSVTSAKLLHQRLQNHQKSQPIQILASASAKIDPQWRFFRQPVPRWLLTSAAGAKSWQGRSEFEKVIVGEQGVGDKIQNSKFKIQNWDKEDKGDEGDKRDKGDKGDKGDKGDREDKKADETEGATTNYRFPTPDSRLPIPDSRLPTINWTFALEQLFSLGIKRLAVLGGGELVAAMLAVDLIDEMWLTVCPLLLGGTNAPSPVAGMGFPENLAPRLELLSAQVEAQEVFLHYRLQRSQ
- a CDS encoding GNAT family N-acetyltransferase, with translation MVEQLKPQYSVAWTNKIAEIPQSAWDALALPLATPFLEWEWLNNLETSGSATARAGWLPNHLTIWRDRTLVAAAPMYLKGHSQGEFVFDHQWADLAQRIGVEYYPKLLGMTPFTPAEGYRFLVAPGEDEDEMTALMVSAIDHFCDRHNISGCHFLYVDPAWRPTLERHGFTTWLHHSYVWQNLGFATFDDYLGVFNANQRRNIKRERKAVANAGLELVTHTGDEIHKSLFPQMYHFYADTCDKFGWWGSKYLTKKFFEQLHAHYRHRVLFVAAYHAGDKAGDKRQPMGMSFCLTKGDRLYGRYWGSFQEIDCLHFEACYYKPIEWAIANGIQTFDPGAGGRHKKRRGFPATVNHSLHRFYHRRLAQILTSYIREVNELERQEIEVINAELPYNRRDT
- the glf gene encoding UDP-galactopyranose mutase; translated protein: MFDYLIVGAGFAGSVLAERLASQLGKKILIIDTRSHIGGNAYDCYNEAGILIHRYGPHIFHTNSREVFEYLSQFTQWRSYEHRVLASVDGQLVPIPINLDTINRLYGLHLTSFQLEEFFASVAEPKERILTSEDVVVNKVGRELYEKFFRNYTRKQWDIDPSELDRSVTARVPTRTNRDNRYFTDTYQAMPLHGYTRMFENMLSHPNIKIMLQTDYREIVGTIPYREMIYTGPIDLFFDYRYGKLPYRSLEFQHETVNMPVHQPVAVVNYPNEHLYTRVTEFKYLTGQEHPKTSIVYEYPRAEGDPYYPVPRSENTALYKKYQALADATSGVHFVGRLATYKYYNMDQVVAQALTIYKKLRETENRRSPELDQKLVRVG